In one window of Methanoculleus chikugoensis DNA:
- a CDS encoding ABC1 kinase family protein — MVTRFQRYRQIADVLVKYGFGILVEEIVPGGERLRGLGKTRKDERSVYERIRLAIEELGPTYVKFGQIVSTRRELLPPELVEELQKLQDRVAPVPYNEIRPVIAQHCRNLEECFDVIEAEPVASASLSQVHRAVTRDGRVLALKVQRPGIAELIEIDITILRSLAKRANSLFPDLRVYNPEGVVEEFVTQIRRELDFTQDGMNAERLKRNLAGLPCVRIPRIHWDLSGPAMLAMDYVEGVRIDDVEAIRSLGLIPEEIAATGFEAYVKQIFVDGFFHGDPHPGNLLVTRRGEVVFLDYGIVGVLRPERRRVFVDLLLAMSRTDVAGVISALKKLDVRIDPAVLDAVKDDLYVVLLDYRETKIEQVNFGTAIRGLTETLRRYRIRVPSTLMIMMKVIVMVMDIGTRLDPSFNFDQRVRPYLLDIAAAQRLSPDNVTGAVQSIIGAAEGLLAIPGNVNETLKTLSEGTVKLELEDHDLDEIVSVIDRTSDKIIVGVVVAAVVVGSSLVLRVADTPIPGYVSVLATLGYVFAVIVGFYAVYSVLRHSRGLRR; from the coding sequence ATGGTCACCCGGTTCCAGCGCTACCGGCAGATCGCCGATGTGCTGGTCAAATACGGCTTCGGAATCCTCGTCGAGGAGATCGTTCCCGGCGGAGAACGGCTGCGGGGGCTCGGGAAAACCCGGAAAGACGAACGGTCGGTCTACGAGCGGATCCGGCTCGCCATCGAGGAACTGGGGCCCACCTACGTCAAGTTCGGTCAGATCGTAAGCACCCGCCGGGAACTCCTCCCCCCGGAGCTGGTCGAGGAACTGCAGAAACTCCAGGACCGGGTCGCCCCGGTCCCCTACAATGAGATCCGGCCGGTGATCGCGCAGCATTGCAGGAACCTCGAGGAATGTTTCGATGTCATCGAGGCGGAGCCGGTTGCGTCGGCCTCGCTCTCGCAGGTGCACCGAGCCGTGACGCGGGACGGCCGGGTCCTCGCCCTCAAGGTGCAGCGCCCGGGGATCGCCGAGCTGATCGAGATCGATATCACGATCCTGCGGTCGCTCGCGAAGCGGGCGAACTCGCTCTTCCCCGATCTCCGGGTCTACAACCCGGAGGGGGTGGTGGAGGAGTTCGTGACCCAGATCCGGCGCGAACTTGATTTCACCCAGGACGGGATGAACGCGGAGCGCCTCAAGCGGAACCTCGCGGGCCTGCCGTGCGTGAGGATCCCCCGGATCCACTGGGACCTCTCCGGCCCTGCCATGCTTGCGATGGACTACGTGGAGGGTGTACGCATCGACGACGTGGAGGCGATCCGGTCCCTCGGTCTCATCCCCGAGGAGATCGCCGCGACGGGGTTTGAGGCCTACGTCAAGCAGATCTTCGTCGACGGTTTCTTTCACGGCGACCCCCACCCGGGCAACCTTCTCGTGACACGCCGGGGCGAGGTCGTCTTTCTCGACTACGGCATTGTCGGCGTCCTCCGCCCGGAGCGGCGGCGGGTCTTCGTGGACCTCCTCCTCGCCATGAGCCGGACGGACGTCGCCGGGGTGATCTCGGCGCTCAAGAAACTCGACGTCCGGATCGACCCGGCGGTGCTCGATGCGGTGAAAGACGACCTTTATGTGGTCCTGCTCGACTACCGGGAGACGAAGATCGAGCAGGTGAACTTCGGGACGGCGATCCGGGGCCTGACCGAGACCCTTCGCAGGTACCGTATCCGGGTGCCGTCGACCCTGATGATCATGATGAAGGTGATCGTCATGGTGATGGATATCGGCACCCGGCTCGACCCCTCGTTCAACTTCGATCAGAGGGTCCGGCCGTACCTCCTCGATATCGCTGCGGCGCAACGGCTCTCCCCGGATAACGTGACGGGTGCGGTGCAGTCGATCATCGGTGCGGCCGAGGGCCTCCTTGCCATCCCCGGGAACGTGAACGAGACGCTGAAGACACTCTCTGAGGGCACCGTTAAGCTCGAACTCGAGGACCACGACCTCGACGAGATCGTCAGCGTCATCGACCGGACGAGCGACAAGATCATCGTGGGGGTGGTGGTTGCCGCGGTCGTCGTGGGCTCATCGCTGGTGCTCCGGGTTGCCGATACCCCCATACCCGGGTATGTCTCGGTTCTCGCCACGCTGGGCTACGTCTTCGCGGTGATCGTCGGATTCTACGCGGTCTATAGCGTCCTCAGGCACAGCCGGGGTCTCCGACGGTAA
- the dph2 gene encoding diphthamide biosynthesis enzyme Dph2, which yields MSLIPVSDLIGKLRKRGARSVALQFPAGLARQAPGTAAALRREGFEVIVSGDPCYGACDLALDALAYADVLVHFGHAPVEERSNVIYEPVRFDFDVTVLEKALPLLTGRRIGLVTTIQHVHLLDAMAAYLHDRGIEAIVAPGDGRTPIPGQVLGCNFAAARATGAEEILFVGTGVFHPIGIRLATRARVVALDPYTGEAQEVDADRLVRRRAAVMEKARDAANYGIIVSTKSGQQRMALARRLAALSDRAFLVAMREVSPAEMLDLGFGAYVNTACPRLAYDDQVRFPVPVLTPPEFEILCGARDWDDYTIDEYLAP from the coding sequence GTGTCGTTGATACCTGTCTCTGATCTCATCGGAAAGCTCCGCAAGCGCGGGGCGCGGTCGGTCGCCCTCCAGTTCCCCGCCGGGCTCGCCCGGCAGGCACCGGGAACGGCCGCCGCCCTCCGCCGCGAGGGTTTCGAGGTGATCGTCAGCGGCGATCCCTGCTACGGAGCCTGCGACCTCGCGCTCGATGCCCTCGCGTATGCGGACGTCCTGGTGCACTTCGGCCACGCTCCGGTCGAGGAGCGATCTAATGTCATCTACGAGCCCGTCCGGTTCGACTTCGACGTAACCGTGCTTGAGAAGGCCCTTCCTCTTCTCACCGGCCGCCGCATCGGCCTCGTCACCACCATCCAGCACGTCCACCTCCTCGACGCGATGGCGGCGTATCTCCACGATCGCGGCATCGAGGCGATCGTCGCCCCCGGCGACGGCCGGACGCCGATCCCCGGGCAGGTGCTCGGGTGCAACTTCGCCGCCGCCCGGGCGACGGGAGCGGAGGAGATCCTCTTCGTGGGGACGGGGGTCTTCCACCCCATCGGGATCCGGCTCGCGACCCGGGCCCGCGTCGTCGCGCTCGACCCCTACACCGGCGAGGCGCAGGAGGTGGACGCCGACCGCCTGGTCCGCCGCCGCGCCGCGGTGATGGAGAAGGCGCGGGACGCCGCGAACTACGGGATCATTGTCAGCACCAAGAGCGGGCAGCAGCGGATGGCCCTCGCCCGAAGGCTCGCCGCCCTCTCCGACCGGGCGTTCCTGGTCGCGATGCGCGAGGTCTCGCCTGCCGAGATGCTCGACCTCGGGTTTGGGGCCTACGTGAACACCGCCTGCCCCCGGCTCGCCTACGACGACCAGGTCAGGTTCCCCGTCCCGGTGCTGACGCCGCCGGAGTTTGAGATCCTCTGCGGCGCCCGGGACTGGGACGACTATACCATCGACGAGTACCTTGCTCCATGA
- the ppsA gene encoding phosphoenolpyruvate synthase, with the protein MKEMPNVLWLEEIKKEDIISVGGKGASLGEMTAIGLPVPKAFVVTAQAFRRFLIETGIEEELFRKLERLDVDDNGALESVAKEVQEIVLSVEMPDHLRQDIVEAYDRMGANGTVVAVRSSATAEDLPDASFAGQQETFLNILGEIDLLDAVQRCWASLYGARAIYYRAKQGFDDRSVNIAVVVQELIRSEKSGVMFTSHPVTGEPLTIVEGSWGLGEAVVSGSVSPDNYVFDLRSERVVDRLIAEKEIMIVPEGKHGTKTVNLSAKQRTAPVLSDAEVARLATLGKIAEDHYGVPQDVEWAIVGDVFFILQSRPITTIKRPDIPHGGATGQPKGPLGVVLVEGQGASPGVASGRVVIVRDVKDTSGVKDGDILVTKMTNPDMVPAMRRVSAIVTDEGGMTCHAAIVSRELGTPAVVGTKKATKLLKDGQVVTVDGEKGIIYEGAVAPAAAAAPAAAPAAAAVAPVITGTLVKVNVSLPEAAQRAAATGADGVGLLRIEHLILGLNKTPGWYIENNAEEEFIAELYGGIKTVLDAFPGKPVWVRTLDAPTDEFRNMEGGEEEPFEHNPMLGWRGIRRDLRSPEQFRLQVEAFKRLWAAGYDNLGVMFPMVNHPNEFTQARAMMKEWGVDVENATLGVMIEVPGSALMVEEFIQAGIRFASFGTNDLIQYTLAIDRNNENVADMYQPKHPAVLRLIDYAISVCRENGVECSICGQAGSDPEMVTWLVEHGISSVSANIDAVPRIREAVARKERQILLDAARRNA; encoded by the coding sequence ATGAAGGAAATGCCCAACGTTCTGTGGCTCGAAGAAATAAAAAAGGAAGATATCATTTCTGTAGGTGGAAAGGGGGCCTCATTGGGCGAAATGACGGCCATCGGCCTGCCCGTGCCGAAGGCGTTTGTGGTGACCGCCCAGGCGTTCCGAAGGTTTCTTATTGAGACCGGGATCGAAGAAGAACTCTTCCGCAAACTGGAGCGTCTGGACGTAGACGACAACGGAGCGCTCGAATCGGTCGCGAAGGAAGTGCAGGAGATCGTCCTCAGCGTCGAGATGCCCGATCACCTCCGTCAGGATATCGTCGAGGCATACGACCGGATGGGTGCGAACGGAACGGTCGTCGCCGTCCGTTCGAGCGCTACCGCCGAAGACCTGCCGGATGCCAGTTTTGCCGGCCAGCAGGAGACGTTCCTCAATATCCTCGGGGAGATCGACCTCCTTGACGCGGTCCAGCGGTGCTGGGCCTCGCTGTACGGCGCGCGCGCCATCTACTACCGGGCAAAACAGGGGTTCGACGACCGGAGCGTGAACATCGCCGTCGTCGTGCAGGAACTCATCCGCTCGGAGAAGTCCGGCGTCATGTTTACCTCTCACCCCGTCACCGGCGAACCCCTGACGATCGTCGAAGGCTCCTGGGGTCTCGGGGAAGCCGTCGTCTCGGGGAGCGTCTCCCCCGACAATTACGTCTTTGACCTGCGCTCCGAGCGGGTCGTCGACCGCCTGATCGCCGAGAAGGAGATCATGATCGTGCCGGAGGGCAAGCACGGGACGAAGACCGTCAACCTCTCCGCGAAACAGCGCACCGCGCCGGTCCTCTCCGACGCAGAGGTGGCGCGCCTCGCCACGCTCGGGAAGATTGCCGAAGACCACTACGGCGTCCCGCAGGACGTCGAGTGGGCGATCGTCGGCGACGTCTTCTTCATCCTCCAGTCCCGGCCGATAACCACGATCAAGCGCCCCGATATCCCGCACGGCGGGGCCACAGGGCAGCCGAAAGGCCCCCTCGGCGTGGTGCTGGTCGAGGGCCAGGGGGCTTCACCCGGCGTCGCGAGCGGCCGGGTCGTCATCGTGCGCGACGTCAAGGACACGAGCGGCGTCAAGGACGGCGACATCCTGGTCACCAAGATGACCAACCCCGACATGGTGCCGGCGATGCGGCGGGTCAGCGCCATCGTCACCGACGAAGGCGGCATGACCTGCCACGCGGCCATCGTGAGCCGCGAGCTCGGGACGCCCGCGGTCGTCGGAACCAAGAAGGCAACCAAGTTGCTCAAGGACGGCCAGGTCGTCACCGTCGACGGCGAGAAGGGCATCATCTACGAGGGTGCGGTCGCCCCGGCCGCGGCGGCGGCACCGGCAGCCGCACCGGCGGCGGCAGCGGTCGCCCCGGTCATCACCGGAACGCTCGTCAAGGTGAACGTCTCCCTCCCCGAGGCCGCACAGCGTGCCGCCGCCACCGGCGCGGACGGCGTCGGCCTTCTCCGGATCGAGCACCTCATCCTCGGGCTGAACAAGACCCCCGGCTGGTACATCGAGAACAACGCGGAGGAAGAGTTCATCGCCGAACTCTACGGCGGCATCAAGACCGTCCTCGATGCCTTCCCCGGTAAGCCCGTCTGGGTCAGGACGCTGGACGCCCCGACCGACGAGTTCCGGAACATGGAGGGCGGAGAGGAAGAACCGTTCGAGCACAACCCGATGCTCGGCTGGCGCGGCATCCGCCGCGACCTCCGGAGCCCTGAGCAGTTCCGCCTGCAGGTGGAGGCGTTCAAGAGGCTCTGGGCGGCGGGCTACGACAACCTCGGCGTGATGTTCCCCATGGTCAACCACCCGAACGAGTTCACCCAGGCCCGGGCGATGATGAAGGAGTGGGGCGTCGACGTGGAGAACGCGACCCTCGGCGTCATGATCGAGGTCCCGGGCAGTGCCCTCATGGTCGAGGAGTTCATCCAGGCCGGGATCCGGTTCGCCTCGTTCGGGACGAACGACCTCATCCAGTATACGCTCGCGATCGACCGGAACAACGAGAACGTCGCCGATATGTACCAGCCCAAGCACCCTGCGGTGCTCCGGCTGATCGACTACGCGATCAGCGTCTGCCGGGAGAACGGCGTCGAGTGCTCCATATGCGGTCAGGCCGGCTCCGACCCCGAGATGGTCACGTGGCTCGTCGAGCACGGTATCTCCAGCGTTTCGGCGAACATCGATGCCGTCCCCCGCATCCGTGAGGCCGTAGCGCGGAAAGAGCGGCAGATTCTCCTTGATGCGGCGAGAAGAAATGCGTGA
- a CDS encoding ferredoxin-thioredoxin reductase catalytic domain-containing protein, protein MSKEGTEEARARAKVYAKEKGFILNVDEKQLDAVLRGLARNKERFGEAYCPCRLRSGDPEKDRIIVCPCVYHENEIEEQGTCHCRLFFKKGE, encoded by the coding sequence ATGAGTAAAGAAGGGACCGAAGAGGCGCGGGCCAGGGCAAAGGTGTACGCGAAGGAGAAAGGGTTCATCTTGAACGTCGACGAGAAGCAGCTCGATGCCGTCCTCCGCGGGCTTGCCCGGAACAAGGAGCGGTTCGGGGAGGCATACTGCCCCTGCAGGCTCCGGAGCGGCGACCCCGAGAAAGACCGGATCATCGTCTGCCCCTGCGTCTACCACGAGAACGAGATCGAGGAGCAGGGAACCTGCCACTGCCGGTTGTTCTTCAAGAAGGGCGAATAA
- the mfnA gene encoding tyrosine decarboxylase MfnA: protein MREVGCPEEDLFSFLSSKRREDLGYRNILSSMCTPPHPVAARAHAIFLETNLGDPGLFPGTAALEDLLVRRLGALMHHADAGGYATSGGTESNIQALRIAKRQKSVKSPNIVIPASSHFSFTKACDILGLEMRTVPLDAGFRMDTEAVDGLVDNDTIAIVGVVGTTEYGVVDPIARLSEIALDRDVFLHVDAAFGGMVVPFLDSPVPFDFSLPGVSSISVDPHKMGMSTIPAGCLLTRNPEWFACLNVDTPYLTVKRECTLAGTRPGASVAAAVAVLEYLGMDGMRAVVAGCMENTRRLIEGMETLGYPRAVTPDVNVATFSCDRAPPGWRVSTTRNGHMRIVCMPHVTRDVVERFLIDMGDIDA from the coding sequence ATGCGTGAAGTAGGTTGCCCTGAGGAAGACCTTTTCTCCTTCCTCTCGTCAAAGCGGCGGGAGGATCTCGGCTACCGGAATATTTTAAGTTCGATGTGCACGCCGCCCCACCCGGTCGCGGCGCGGGCGCACGCGATCTTCCTCGAGACCAACCTCGGCGACCCCGGGCTCTTCCCGGGGACGGCCGCGCTCGAGGACCTCCTCGTCCGGAGGCTCGGTGCCCTGATGCACCATGCGGACGCCGGAGGCTACGCGACGAGCGGCGGGACGGAGTCGAACATCCAGGCGTTGCGGATTGCAAAACGGCAGAAGTCGGTGAAGTCCCCGAACATCGTCATTCCGGCGTCGAGCCATTTTTCGTTCACGAAGGCCTGCGACATCCTGGGGCTCGAGATGCGGACGGTGCCGCTTGATGCCGGGTTCCGGATGGACACGGAGGCGGTCGACGGCCTGGTGGACAACGATACGATCGCGATCGTCGGGGTCGTCGGGACGACGGAGTACGGCGTGGTCGATCCCATTGCCCGGCTCTCGGAGATCGCCCTCGACCGGGACGTCTTCCTCCACGTCGACGCCGCGTTCGGCGGGATGGTCGTCCCGTTCCTCGACAGCCCCGTCCCGTTCGACTTCAGCCTCCCCGGCGTCTCCTCCATCTCCGTCGACCCCCACAAAATGGGGATGAGCACCATCCCGGCGGGCTGCCTCCTCACGCGGAACCCGGAATGGTTCGCGTGCCTCAACGTCGACACCCCCTACCTGACGGTGAAGCGCGAGTGCACCCTCGCCGGAACCCGGCCGGGAGCGTCGGTGGCCGCGGCGGTCGCCGTCCTCGAGTACCTGGGGATGGACGGCATGCGGGCGGTGGTCGCCGGGTGCATGGAGAACACCCGGAGGCTGATCGAGGGGATGGAGACGCTCGGCTACCCGAGAGCCGTGACCCCGGACGTCAACGTGGCGACGTTCTCCTGCGACCGTGCGCCCCCCGGGTGGCGGGTCTCGACGACCCGGAACGGGCATATGCGGATCGTCTGCATGCCCCACGTCACCCGCGACGTGGTCGAGCGGTTCCTCATAGATATGGGTGATATAGATGCTTGA
- a CDS encoding MFS transporter, whose amino-acid sequence MTSNIKSVWGLSAAHLVTDLYSPVLPAILPLLIAEQGYSFFLAGLIVTVYNLTSSFVQPLVGWVFDTRGFAVHIGTSVAISAIFISVIGLLDNYYIVLASVAVAALGHAFFHPSALGTVSRLTRDASRGRITSYFVIGGNLGYAIGPICAGVAVGLMGLPGLAMLAVPGLAMAVVLRRILPAPDRTSVPEPVAPAVRPSYRAIVLLVAASGLRAWAIFGSVAFLPTILTLRGFDLVTANILVSGMLIAGVAGQVVGGALSDSYGRKEYTILGLVAAIPPFVVFLTTGGIVSLVALMIFGFILWSTFAVTVAMAHEIAPGNVGLVSGLMLGLAVGVGGMGVAVTGWIADMTTLTLGLTTIPLAIVLAVPLFLLVPYPWKSFLRGRLPSRG is encoded by the coding sequence GTGACCTCCAATATCAAATCTGTCTGGGGGCTCTCCGCCGCCCACCTGGTGACCGACCTCTACTCGCCCGTCCTCCCTGCAATCCTCCCGCTCCTCATCGCGGAGCAGGGCTACTCGTTCTTCCTCGCGGGGCTGATCGTCACGGTCTACAACCTCACGTCGTCGTTCGTGCAGCCGCTCGTCGGCTGGGTCTTCGATACCCGGGGGTTTGCCGTCCACATCGGCACGAGCGTCGCCATCAGCGCGATCTTCATCTCCGTCATCGGGCTGCTCGACAACTACTACATCGTGCTCGCGTCCGTAGCCGTCGCGGCGCTCGGGCACGCCTTCTTTCACCCGAGCGCGCTCGGCACCGTCAGCCGCCTGACCCGGGACGCGAGCCGGGGCAGGATCACCTCCTACTTCGTCATCGGCGGCAACCTGGGCTACGCCATCGGCCCCATCTGTGCGGGCGTCGCCGTCGGGCTGATGGGCCTTCCGGGCCTCGCCATGCTTGCCGTCCCCGGCCTCGCGATGGCGGTGGTGCTCCGGCGCATCCTGCCCGCTCCCGATCGCACCTCCGTTCCGGAACCCGTCGCCCCGGCCGTTCGCCCCTCCTACCGGGCGATCGTCCTCCTGGTCGCGGCCTCCGGCCTCCGGGCATGGGCGATCTTCGGCTCGGTCGCCTTCCTCCCCACCATCCTCACGCTGCGGGGGTTCGACCTCGTGACCGCGAACATCCTGGTCTCGGGCATGCTGATTGCCGGGGTCGCGGGACAGGTCGTCGGCGGCGCGCTCTCCGACAGTTACGGCCGTAAAGAGTACACGATCCTGGGGCTTGTTGCCGCCATCCCGCCGTTTGTCGTATTCCTCACGACCGGCGGCATCGTCTCGCTCGTCGCGCTGATGATCTTCGGGTTCATCCTCTGGTCGACCTTCGCCGTCACCGTCGCCATGGCGCACGAGATAGCCCCCGGAAACGTGGGGCTCGTCTCCGGCCTGATGCTCGGGCTCGCGGTCGGCGTCGGCGGGATGGGAGTCGCGGTCACCGGGTGGATCGCCGATATGACGACGCTGACGCTCGGCCTCACCACGATCCCGCTCGCGATCGTCCTCGCCGTGCCGCTCTTCCTCCTCGTCCCCTACCCCTGGAAGTCCTTCCTGCGGGGCCGGCTCCCCTCCCGGGGATGA
- a CDS encoding METTL5 family protein, protein MNLRHLEMRLERLAGFERPTARLEQYQTPAPVAARLLHHAAMQGAIEGRAVSDLGCGTGILACGAALLGASPVTGLEIDPAAIEIARRNAETLGVSVEFLVADVRDPGVDWGSLACDTVVMNPPFGAQKAHADRPFIDRALELAGEVYGIFNEGSTPFVAAYTEGRATIEEVIRCAFPMKRTFAHHRKDRVDITVEVIHLRRI, encoded by the coding sequence ATGAACCTGCGGCACCTTGAGATGCGGCTCGAACGCCTCGCGGGGTTCGAGCGGCCGACTGCCCGGCTCGAGCAGTACCAGACCCCGGCGCCGGTGGCGGCCCGCCTCCTTCACCATGCCGCGATGCAGGGGGCGATCGAGGGAAGAGCGGTCTCTGATCTCGGGTGCGGGACGGGGATCCTCGCCTGCGGCGCGGCACTCCTCGGCGCCTCTCCCGTGACCGGGCTCGAGATCGACCCGGCGGCGATCGAGATCGCCCGGCGGAACGCGGAGACGCTCGGCGTCTCCGTCGAGTTCCTGGTCGCCGACGTCCGCGACCCCGGTGTCGACTGGGGGAGTCTCGCCTGCGACACCGTCGTGATGAACCCGCCGTTCGGAGCGCAGAAGGCGCATGCCGACCGGCCGTTCATCGACCGGGCGCTCGAACTCGCGGGCGAGGTTTACGGCATCTTCAACGAAGGTTCGACCCCGTTCGTCGCCGCCTACACCGAGGGCCGTGCGACGATCGAGGAGGTTATCCGGTGCGCATTCCCGATGAAGCGGACGTTTGCGCACCACCGCAAAGACCGAGTGGATATTACCGTAGAGGTCATACACTTGAGGCGGATCTAA
- the hpt gene encoding hypoxanthine/guanine phosphoribosyltransferase: MLERLIHSLEASPVMKRGEYNYFINPITDGVPLLEPALLREIGCAMVRNLDLNDVDKIVVCEAMGIHIGVAFSMMTDIPLVVVRKRPYGLPGEVAVHQATGYSKGELYLNGVAAGDRVVIIDDVCSTGGTLRALISAIGVTGAEIADICVVIGRGDADIGRPLKTLVKIEVSETQVRVVDTCL, encoded by the coding sequence ATGCTTGAACGCCTGATTCATTCGCTGGAAGCCTCTCCCGTCATGAAGCGGGGAGAGTACAACTACTTCATCAACCCGATCACCGACGGGGTGCCGCTCCTCGAGCCCGCGCTCCTCCGCGAGATCGGGTGCGCCATGGTGCGGAACCTCGACCTCAACGACGTCGACAAGATCGTCGTCTGCGAGGCGATGGGCATCCACATCGGCGTTGCCTTCTCGATGATGACCGACATCCCTCTCGTGGTCGTCCGGAAACGCCCCTACGGCCTCCCCGGCGAGGTCGCGGTGCACCAGGCCACCGGCTACTCGAAGGGCGAGCTCTACCTGAACGGCGTTGCCGCGGGCGACCGGGTCGTGATCATCGACGACGTCTGCAGCACCGGCGGGACGCTCCGCGCCCTCATCAGCGCGATTGGGGTGACGGGCGCCGAGATCGCCGACATCTGTGTGGTCATCGGCCGGGGGGACGCGGATATCGGCCGGCCGCTCAAGACCCTGGTGAAGATCGAGGTCTCCGAGACGCAGGTGCGTGTCGTTGATACCTGTCTCTGA
- the purC gene encoding phosphoribosylaminoimidazolesuccinocarboxamide synthase, whose amino-acid sequence MKQADLLYTGKAKSVYRTDDPEVYIMKFRDDITAFDGEKKDTLEGKGRYNAEVSTFIFRYLEEHGIRTHYLASIEPGVIAVRNLTMIPLEVIVRNVAAGSIVRNYPFREGEPLDPPVIVIDYKSDAHHDPMLNDDLIYALGLATPEELDQIKAMALATNELLSKYLDLRGITLVDFKMEFGKYNGEIVLGDEISMDSMRLWDKETGTSLDKDVYRFGKGDVMETYAGVAKRILSPPWGELA is encoded by the coding sequence ATGAAACAGGCTGACCTCCTCTACACGGGGAAGGCTAAATCCGTCTACCGCACCGACGACCCGGAGGTATACATCATGAAGTTCCGGGACGACATCACGGCGTTCGACGGCGAGAAGAAAGATACCCTGGAGGGCAAAGGGAGATATAACGCAGAAGTATCGACCTTCATCTTCAGGTACCTGGAAGAGCACGGGATCAGGACGCATTACCTCGCGAGCATCGAGCCCGGCGTCATCGCCGTGCGGAACCTCACGATGATCCCGCTCGAGGTGATCGTGAGAAACGTCGCGGCCGGTTCGATCGTGCGCAACTACCCGTTCCGGGAAGGAGAACCGCTCGATCCGCCGGTGATCGTCATCGACTACAAGAGCGACGCACACCACGACCCGATGCTGAACGACGACCTGATCTACGCTCTCGGTCTCGCCACGCCCGAGGAACTCGACCAGATCAAGGCGATGGCGCTCGCGACAAACGAGCTGCTCAGCAAGTACCTCGACCTGCGCGGCATCACCCTGGTCGATTTCAAGATGGAGTTCGGCAAGTACAACGGCGAGATCGTCCTCGGCGACGAGATCAGCATGGACTCGATGCGCCTCTGGGACAAAGAGACCGGGACGTCCCTCGATAAAGACGTCTACCGGTTCGGCAAGGGGGACGTCATGGAGACCTACGCCGGCGTCGCGAAGCGGATCCTCTCCCCACCCTGGGGCGAGCTCGCATGA